TGCTTCCATAATTGAAAGAAGTTTTccttgaaaaaataaattcaatagAAATTGAAAAATTGACTACGACATGCTCTGTACCGAATAAATAGGACTGCTATAAAAGGAAGAGACATGTATCTAATCTGGATACTAGATATATGGCTAGCTATAGCAACGGAAGTTAGATTTGTGCAGGTTTAATAAATATACTAGCTTTATTACGTATTCCAATTGTATTCTCAAATAAGAAGGGGTGGTGTGTAAACTCTCCCACCTTTGTAAATTCGAATTCTCCCTATTAATATAATAgaaatctatatatataattttgataatttggaatttggaaaaaaaaattgaaaagggaGGGATTAAGTATTCTAAAATGAATTCTATGATTTCTATTATATTGTTCTATATTATATTGTTTAGGATTATTAGATTAGGTTTTTATCGAGCCGAACAAATCCCGAGTCGATTTTTTTCCCGGTATCCAAATCGAATTGAAATATGTAATATCATAACATAATAATGTTATTCTGTTATAAATGGAATCCATTTTTTGGATATTCTAAAAAAACCAAGAAGTCGAGTTGGATCGTTTCAATTCCTTTCCATTTGGATTCTATCCGTTTGTTTTGTTGCAAATTCAAATTTGAGTATTAAATTCGATTCCCACCTTTTTTGTTTCTTCCTAACAGGTATTTCCTATACGGGGTTGGTAAAAAAATTTCATGTGATTCGGTAAAAGCAACAACAATTCCATTATTGCTAATTTTATTCATGTTATTCGATGAATAATGAGACAGCAAATGATGGGACATTTTCTAAAAAATACAAGgggaaaataaaaaatgattggGGGTGAAAATGCGGGAATGTCTACAATACCGGGATTGAATCAGATACAATTTGAAGGGTTTTGTAGGTTCATTGATCGGGGCTTAAGAGAAGAACTTTATAAGTTTCCAAAAATGGAAGATCTGGATCAAGAAATCGAATTTCAATTATTTGCGGAAACATACCAATTGGTAGAACCCttgataaaagaaaaagatgctGTATATGAATCACTTACATATTCCTCTGAATTATATGTATCTGCGGGATTAATTTGGAAAAACAATAAGGATATCCAAGAACAAACAATTTTTATTGGAAATATTCCTCTAATGAACTCCTTGGGAACTTCTATAGTAAATGGAATTTATAGAATTGTAATCAATCAAATATTGGAAAGCCCTGGTATCTATTATCGGTCAGAATTGGACCATAACGGGATTTTGGTCTATACTGGCACTATAATATCGGATTGGGGAGGGAGATTAGAACTAGAGATTGATAGAAAAGCAAAGATATGGGCTCGTGTCAGTAGGAAACAGAAAATATCTATTCTAGTTCTACTATCAGCTATGGGTTTGAATTTAAACGAAATTCTAGAGAATGTTTGCTATCCCGAACTCTTCTTgtctttcttgaatgaaaaggaaaaaaaaaaaattgggtcAAAAGAAAACGCCATTTTGGAGTTTTATCAACAATTTGCTTGTGTAGGCGGAGATCCTGTATTTTCTGAATCTTTGTGCAAggaattacaaaaaaaaatttttcaccaaCGATGTGAATTAGGAAGGATTGGTCGACGAAATCTGAATCGAAGATTGAATCTTGATATACCTCAGAACAATACATTTTTGTTACCACGAGATATATTGGCAGCTGCCGATCATTTGATTGGAATGAAATTTGGAATGGGTACACTTGATGATATGAATCATTTGAAAAATAAACGTATTCGTTCCGTAGCAGATCTCTTACAAGATCAATTCGGATTGGCTCTGGTTCGTTTAGAAAATATGGTTAGAGGAACTATATGTGGAGCAATTAGACTTAAATTGATACCGACTCCTCAGAATTTGGTGACTTCAACTCCACCAACAACTACTTTTGAATCTTTTTTTGGATTACATCCATTATCTCAAGTTCTGGATCGAACCAATCCATTGACCCAAATAGTTCATGGTAGAAAATTGAGTTATTTGGGCCCCGGAGGGGTGACGGGGCGAACTGCTAGTTTTCGGATACGAGATATCCATCCTAGTCATTATGGACGCATTTGTCCAATTGATACGTCTGAAGGAATCAATGTTGGACTTATTGGATCTCTAGCTATTCATGGGAGAATTGGTCGTTGGGGGTCTATAGAAAGTCCATTTTATGAAATTGATAAGAGATCAAAAAGAATACGGATGCTTTTTTTACCACCAAGTAGAGATGAATACTATATGGTAGCTACAGGAAATTCTTTAGCACTGAATCGAAGTATTCGGGAGGAACAGATTGTCCCAGCGCGATATCGTCAAGAATTTCTGACTATTGCATGGGAAGAGGTTCATCTCCGAAGTATTTTCCCCTTTCAATATTTTTCTATTGGAGCTTCGCTCATTCCTTTTATCGAGCATAATGATGCGAATCGAGCTTTAATGAGTTCAAATATGCAACGTCAAGCAGTTCCGCTTTTTCGGTCCGAAAAGTGCATTGTGGGAACGGGATTGGAACGCCAAGTAGCCTTAGATTCGGGGGCTTCCGCTATAGCGGAACACGAGGGAAAGATCTTTTATACCGATACTGAAAAGATCCTTCTATTGGGCAATGGGGAGACTTTAAACATCCCATTGGTTATGTATCAAGGTTCTAATAAAAATACTTGCATGCATCAAAAACCTCAAGTTCAACGCGGTAAATGCATAAAAAGGGGTCAAATTTTAGCGGACGGTGCTGCTACAATTTGCGGCGAACTTGCTTTGGGAAAAAACATATTAGTAGTTTATATGCCATGGGAGGGTTACAATTCTGAAGATGCTGTACTCATCAGCGAACGTCTGGTCTATGAAGATATTTATACTTCTTTTCACATACGGAAATATGAAATTCAAACTCATGTGACAAGCCACGGTCCTGAAAAAATCACTAAGGAAATCCCACACCTAGAAGCCCATTTACTCCGAAATTTAGACAAAAATGGAATTGTTACCCCCGGATCTTGGGTAGAGACGGGCGATATTTTAGTGGGGAAATTAACGCCTCAAATGGTACAAGAATCCTCGTATGCCCCGGAAGATAGATTATTACGAGCTATACTTGGAATTCAGGTTTCCTTTTTTCATCTCATACGGCTCCTCCTTTATGtgtataatgaaaaaaaaatgaatacaTTAAATCAAAAAAAGATTCCAGTATTCTCTCTCATTATCACCTGTGCAGGGCTAGTGTTTTTACAAGAAATCTCTAGCCAACCTTCCTGTAAAAGATTTTTTCTTAACATCAAGTTTGTTGGTACTGGATAAAAAGGATAACTCCAACAATATCTTTGTCCTCAACGCCGCTTAATTTCCCGGAATTAGTCACCTCAACACCCTTCGATGGTTATACGGGTATCCAAAAATACGAACGAGATGGATGCTTGTTGTCCCAACCATTCTTGTTAGTTCCGATCCCGAAAAGAAAGGAAGAATTTTTTTACAAAGTTTTCGTGTTGTCGATTCCTAATCGTAGTGCTTCTTCCCCCATGCCGCCAATGTATCATGAAAAGTGAAACCGGGTAAAGTAACTTTGTGttgatttttttctaatttcaagTTTTCTGCTCCCGCATGTAAAAAAGGAATAAATAGGTCAATCAAATTACGGGAGGCTTCATAAAGCGCTTCTTTAGGAGTTAAACTCCCATTTGTCCATATTTCGAGAAAGAgtatttcttgtttttcattcCCATTCACATAAGAATGAATACTATGATTTGCGTTTCGAACAGGCATGAATACTGCATCTATAGGATAACTTCCGTCTTGAAAGTTTTTTAGTCTTTTTATACAATATCCGCGATTCCTCTCGATTTGTAATCTAATACACAAATTAATGGGTTCTATTAGGTTAGCTATATGTTGCGTATTATCAACAATTTCCACAGAAGGTGGTAAAATGATGTCTTGAGCGGTTACATATCCGGGACCGTTGATACAAATAGATGCGTCTCGAGTCCCATACAGATTACTTCTCAATACTATTTCTttcaaattcattaaaatttcATGTACTGATTCTTGAATACCTACTATGGTCGAATATTCATGTGGTATTTTCTCAGATTTTGCACGTGTGATACATGTTCCCTCTATTTCTCCAAGCAAAACTCT
The genomic region above belongs to Arachis stenosperma cultivar V10309 chromosome 5, arast.V10309.gnm1.PFL2, whole genome shotgun sequence and contains:
- the LOC130981476 gene encoding LOW QUALITY PROTEIN: DNA-directed RNA polymerase subunit beta-like (The sequence of the model RefSeq protein was modified relative to this genomic sequence to represent the inferred CDS: deleted 1 base in 1 codon); protein product: MNNETANDGTFSKKYKGKIKMIGGENAGMSTIPGLNQIQFEGFCRFIDRGLREELYKFPKMEDLDQEIEFQLFAETYQLVEPLIKEKDAVYESLTYSSELYVSAGLIWKNNKDIQEQTIFIGNIPLMNSLGTSIVNGIYRIVINQILESPGIYYRSELDHNGILVYTGTIISDWGGRLELEIDRKAKIWARVSRKQKISILVLLSAMGLNLNEILENVCYPELFLSFLNEKEKKKIGSKENAILEFYQQFACVGGDPVFSESLCKELQKKIFHQRCELGRIGRRNLNRRLNLDIPQNNTFLLPRDILAAADHLIGMKFGMGTLDDMNHLKNKRIRSVADLLQDQFGLALVRLENMVRGTICGAIRLKLIPTPQNLVTSTPPTTTFESFFGLHPLSQVLDRTNPLTQIVHGRKLSYLGPGGVTGRTASFRIRDIHPSHYGRICPIDTSEGINVGLIGSLAIHGRIGRWGSIESPFYEIDKRSKRIRMLFLPPSRDEYYMVATGNSLALNRSIREEQIVPARYRQEFLTIAWEEVHLRSIFPFQYFSIGASLIPFIEHNDANRALMSSNMQRQAVPLFRSEKCIVGTGLERQVALDSGASAIAEHEGKIFYTDTEKILLLGNGETLNIPLVMYQGSNKNTCMHQKPQVQRGKCIKRGQILADGAATICGELALGKNILVVYMPWEGYNSEDAVLISERLVYEDIYTSFHIRKYEIQTHVTSHGPEKITKEIPHLEAHLLRNLDKNGIVTPGSWVETGDILVGKLTPQMVQESSYAPEDRLLRAILGIQG